The following coding sequences are from one Eretmochelys imbricata isolate rEreImb1 chromosome 12, rEreImb1.hap1, whole genome shotgun sequence window:
- the TAT gene encoding tyrosine aminotransferase → MDSYLIQMNGNSDVHVHRNGNSPSLGKVKGRKPRWAVRASEMSKKTFNPIRAIVDTMKVEPNPNKPMISLSLGDPTVFGNLPTDDEVTQAVKEALDSGNYNGYAPSVGYQSCRQVVAAYYSCPEAPLEAQDVILTSGCSQAIELALAVLANPGQNILVPRPGFSLYKTLALSMGIEVKFYNLLPEKSWEIDLKHLESLVDEKTACVIVNNPSNPCGSVFSKSHLQKILAVASRQCVPILADEIYGDMVFAECKYEPIATLSTNVPILSCGGLAKRWLVPGWRMGWILVNDRRDIFGNEIRDGLVRLSQRILGPCTIVQGALEHIIHRTPPEFYHNTLSFLKSNADLCYAALSAISGLQPIQPSGAMYLMVGIEMEHFPKFENDVEFTEQLILEQSVFCLPASCFEYPNFFRVVLTVPEEMMVEACSRIQEFCERHYQDNEGAQDLECDK, encoded by the exons ATGGACTCTTACCTGATCCAAATGAACGGCAATAGCGATGTCCATGTACATAGAAATGGGAACAGCCCCTCCCTGGGGAAAGTGAAAGGCCGGAAGCCTAGATGGGCAGTCCGGGCCTCTGAGATGTCCAAGAAGACTTTCAATCCCATCCGAGCCATCGTGGACACCATGAAAGTGGAACCCAACCCAAACAAGCCTATGATCTCCTTGTCTCTAG GTGACCCAACAGTATTTGGAAACCTCCCCACTGATGATGAGGTCACCCAGGCTGTGAAGGAGGCCCTGGACTCGGGAAACTACAATGGATATGCTCCTTCAGTCG GGTACCAGTCTTGCCGGCAGGTGGTTGCTGCATATTATAGCTGCCCCGAAGCACCTCTGGAAGCTCAG GACGTTATCCTGACGAGTGGCTGCAGCCAGGCTATCGAACTTGCATTAGCAGTGCTGGCTAATCCAGGGCAGAACATCCTGGTGCCAAGACCTGGCTTCTCTCTCTACAAGACCCTTGCACTCTCCATGGGGATTGAGGTCAAATTCTACAACCTCTTG CCTGAGAAATCCTGGGAAATTGACTTGAAGCACTTGGAGTCGCTGGTGGATGAGAAGACGGCCTGTGTCATTGTGAACAACCCATCTAACCCCTGCGGCTCCGTATTCAGCAAAAGCCATCTCCAGAAAATCCTGGCCG TGGCCTCGAGACAGTGTGTCCCCATCCTAGCTGATGAAATCTATGGAGACATG GTGTTTGCAGAGTGCAAGTATGAGCCCATAGCAACTCTTAGTACCAACGTGCCAATCTTGTCCTGTGGAGGCCTGGCCAAGCGATGGCTGGTCCCAggctggaggatgggatggatccTGGTTAATGATCGGAGAGACATCTTTGGGAATGAG ATCAGGGATGGCCTTGTAAGGTTGAGTCAAAGGATCCTGGGACCCTGCACAATTGTCCAGGGGGCACTGGAACACATCATCCACCGAACACCCCCAGAGTTTTACCACAACACCCTCAGCTTCCTCAAG TCCAATGCTGACCTTTGCTATGCTGCCCTGTCTGCCATCTCTGGACTCCAGCCCATCCAGCCCTCAGGGGCCATGTACCTCATG GTTGGAATTGAAATGGAGCATTTCCCCAAGTTTGAGAATGACGTGGAGTTCACCGAACAGCTGATCTTAGAGCAGTCAGTCTTCTGCCTGCCAGCCTCG TGCTTTGAGTACCCCAATTTCTTCCGGGTGGTGCTAACGGTGCCCGAGGAGATGATGGTGGAGGCCTGCAGTCGCATCCAGGAGTTCTGTGAAAGGCACTACCAGGACAACGAGGGGGCCCAGGACCTGGAATGTGACAAGTAG